One genomic window of Bactrocera dorsalis isolate Fly_Bdor chromosome 4, ASM2337382v1, whole genome shotgun sequence includes the following:
- the LOC105234264 gene encoding innexin inx2, whose amino-acid sequence MFDVFGSVKGLLKIDQVCIDNNVFRMHYKATVIILIAFSLLVTSRQYIGDPIDCIVDEIPLGVMDTYCWIYSTFTVPERLTGVTGRDVVQPGVGSHIDGEDEVKYHKYYQWVCFVLFFQAIMFYVPRYLWKSWEGGRLKMLVMDLNSPIVNEECKNDRKKILVEYFSNNLTRHNFYAFRFFVCEALNFVNVIGQIFFVDFFLDGEFSTYGSDVLKFTEMEPDQRVDPMARVFPKVTKCTFHKYGPSGSVQKFDGLCVLPLNIVNEKIYVFLWFWFIILSILSGISLVYRMAVIMGPKLRHLLLRARSRLAESDEVEAVANKCNIGDWFLLYQLGKNIDPLIYKEVISDLAREIGEHSSSKEQFAA is encoded by the coding sequence ATGTTTGATGTATTCGGCTCCGTGAAGGGGCTGTTGAAGATCGATCAAGTCTGCATCGATAACAATGTCTTCCGCATGCACTACAAGGCGACGGTGATCATATTGATCGCCTTCTCGCTGCTCGTCACCTCGCGTCAATACATTGGCGATCCCATCGATTGTATTGTCGATGAAATTCCATTGGGCGTCATGGACACATATTGCTGGATTTACTCTACATTCACCGTACCGGAACGTTTGACCGGTGTTACCGGGCGCGATGTTGTACAACCGGGCGTCGGTTCGCATATAGATGGCGAGGATGAGGTGAAATATCACAAATACTATCAGTGGGTATGTTTTGTGCTCTTCTTCCaggccattatgttctatgtGCCACGCTATTTATGGAAATCATGGGAAGGTGGTCGCCTCAAAATGCTCGTAATGGATTTGAATAGTCCCATTGTGAATGAGGAGTGTAAAAATGATCGTAAAAAGATATTGGTCGAATATTTCTCCAACAATTTGACACGTCACAATTTCTATGCATTCCGTTTCTTCGTTTGTGAAGCATTGAATTTCGTCAATGTTATTGGTCAGATATTCTTTGTGGACTTCTTTTTGGATGGTGAATTCTCTACATACGGCAGTGATGTATTGAAATTCACCGAAATGGAACCGGATCAACGTGTCGATCCGATGGCGCGTGTCTTTCCGAAAGTCACCAAATGTACATTCCACAAATATGGTCCATCTGGTTCGGTGCAAAAGTTCGACGGTCTCTGTGTGTTGCCGCTGAATATTGTCAATGAGAAAATCTATGTATTCCTGTGGTTCTGGTTCATCATTTTGAGCATACTGTCTGGCATTTCATTGGTATATCGTATGGCTGTTATTATGGGCCCGAAACTACGTCATTTGTTGTTGCGTGCCCGTTCCCGTTTGGCCGAAAGCGATGAGGTCGAAGCTGtggcaaataaatgtaatatcgGTGATTGGTTCCTGCTGTATCAGTTGGGCAAGAATATCGATCCATTGATCTATAAGGAGGTGATATCGGATTTGGCGCGTGAAATTGGCGAACATTCGAGCAGCAAAGAACAATTCGCCGCTTAG